aaaaataacaacGATTCACCAGATTTACCAGCACGAGCGGTACGACCAATTCTATGAAGATGGTCTTCAACTGCAAATGGTGGATCTAATTCGATAACAGTACCAACTTGAGGTAAATCTAAACCTCTGCTAGCAACATCAGTACAAAACATAATTAAATGTTTACCAGCAACGGTCTCGCTCTCTTTAGAAAAATGTTGTAACGTTGAAGTTCTCATTTGTTGGGTTAAAGAGCCATGTAATTTGTAACATATGACATCAGGATTAATTTCTGGATCAACAGAAGGAAAGATAGTATTACCTTTTGTTAAAATTCTTACAGAATCACCAACTAAATTACCATGATGAGAATCACTAGAAGAGAAGACTTCATAGTGAAAATCAACATTGTCAGCAcatgataaaaatattatcgtTCTTGACACATGAGAAGCATCTTTAGTCTTCTGTTGTTTATGCTTCTTACACAATGAATCCAAATAAGCACCTAAAGTGACAAGTCTTAATTTTGGAGGAACGATAGTAATACTTTGTACTAATTGATCAGGTACACTAGTTAATGCATTATTATCCATTTTACCATTTGAAATCATTTTATAGTTCTTTAGAGCAACATTACCTAGCTTGGTTACATCACCTTTAGTGGTAGCACTTGAAAGAATATTAACAATACGAGATGGTAATGAAGGGAAGGCAGATGTATCTATTGGAATACTATGAATCAACGACAATATTTGGGATAACGTTTCTTCAAAACCCAATTCCATTAATTTGTCACCTTCATCGAATAATAGGTACCTTAACGATTTTCCTAATTGAGTCTTGACAGATTCtgtattttgaaaatgatcTAAAACACGACCTGGGGTACCAATAATAAAGTTACAACCTTTTCTTAATCTAGCCTTCTCTGATTTTTTACTTTCACCACCAATTAATAGGCAAGGAACTAAGTAATGACAACAACCTGTAAGGGAAATAAGAACTTGGTAAATTTGTTGAGCTAGTTCTCTAGTTGGGATAATAATTATTGCAAAACAACCAGATTTACGATCCACTCTGgttttcatatttaatattcttGATAAAATCGGAAGTAAAAATGCCAAAGTCTTACCAGAACCTGTCTGAGCATGGATGAATAGATCCTCATTGTTATTAGATAGTAATTGTGGTAAGACAAGTTTTTGAATGCTTGTTGGCTTATCTATTTTAAGTTTTTCATGCAAATGCTTTACAAGAATATCTGAGACTCCAGACGACTCAAAGTCATCTGCAATCAATGGAGCATTTGAAGGATTGGTTTCTTCATCCTCATTCTTttgattaatatttttcaaagtaTCAATTTTTCTGTTAGAAGTAAATAAAGATGTAACAACCTGCGAACTAATATGTGCAGGAATGACATTGGAAGGACCATCTTTTTTCTGCTTACCTTTTTGGTTGTCAGAGGCACCAGATTCTCCTGAAAAGGACTCCCAAGTAGCCTTGGCATCATTAGTCATCTCTAAATCATCGACAGCAACATCTCTTCTCTTATTTCTTCTATTGGAACCATCGTCTTTACCATTCGATCTCTTCTTTGGTTCTTTACCTTccaatttcattttcatcattctTCTCTCTTTCCAAGTGCCACTAGTGACGGTAGCTCTTTTAGAGATGGCCACATTTGGCTCATCACTCATGGTGAAGTTCAATAACATTCCGTCATCATCAGACATTGTTTAGTAGTATTGATTTTCAGCTTAGCTTGCGATAGGCTCtttaaaaatcaatatgataaatatatgtaaaACCAGTATTGATTCttactttatttttattttatttgccTCAGGTACAACAATAACAGTAAATATCTTATCACAAAATAAGTTCACAATTATTCATTTCAAAGTACAGGACAATGACCATCAATAATAGAAAAGCATAATTATATCTAATATTTCTTATACCACTTTAATGTTATAACTTTttatctcatctcatctcatcgcattaaaaaattttccaCCTAAAAGTTTTTgagaaatcaaaataaGTGAAAAGTTATAAAATAAGTGAATTAAGAATGTTAGAAAGATGGTTTTAAAGTGGCATCTACAGTATTTGAACGGGGTCGATCGTACTATTAGATACACAGCACATCGGTGTATAGTTTTCTGGTTTTAGTTTCGTATTAACTCGTTACGATTTTGGGACATACTGACTAGATAtacatcatcattattattgttaaataaCAGTTGAAGGATGGATAGCGGTAACAAACTGTTTGTAACAGACGAAGGTGAGGATATAAATGTTGACCAAGAGCAAATTGTGGCCTTAGAGACTGAAAGCAGGGAGACCAATTCCAAAATGGATGTAGACGATGAAGCTAAAGGTGAAGACGAGAAAGGGTCTGCTCAGCCATATGAAGATGATGCTGATCCAGTTGTCAGTGAAATTCCGCTGAATTTACTTGGGACCAGCAAAGATCTACACGTCTTCCAATATGTCAATAGAACAAAAATATCAGGGCGCAAACCTTTGAAACTTCCTGCTGCTGGTAAGGTCAGATATCAAGAAAATTCATCGATGTGGGAGTTAGATATTCCTCTAGATGATTCgatattctttaataaagaGAAAATTAACAAAGACTGGGAAGCGAACGATTATCAAACATTGAGAGGTGTTGGTGTTCCAAATGCAGGACAATATGCCGGTTTTGAATCAAATGGTCAAATGTACCTCGTGCCAGTTAATAGTGTTGCACAGTTGAGGCcttatttcaaatatattgatgatTCTAACtataagaaaaaacaaGATGATATAAAGCAACAGACATCTAATGTCCCACAAAGAGCACATGTCGTCACAATGTCTGTGAAAAGTGTGAGTGAGCAGCAACAAAACAGACTAACAGGCTCCCTAATGGCACACAAAATATTAGATGAAGAGGAAcctttaaatttagaatGGGATCGTTCTGAGAATGGAATTAAGCTTAAAGAAGATATCATAGAGGAGATGAAGAAACATCGTTTAAAAGCTGTGTGTACTGAGGAACAATATTTGTCGAATCTTGTATGAGACTCTGCCATGGATTCTAAATATTATGTTATGTTTTAGGTAGTATGATATATCTAATCTTTATATaaccatatatatatatttaattaaaaaatttgcATTTATATTgagttttcaaaattttgattctgTTATATGAAGAAGTCCAGAATTCTTCCCTTTCATGATAGGTTCCtagtttcaaatttatatattaacatAGTGATATTTGATAGAAGTTTTGTTATTATGCAGATTATTTTgattgtattattttttatataagtatattgTACTATTTGACAATTGTGTAATACGAGCCTCTAATCGTACCACATCTTAATCAATTCCTCCGAGACAGCACTTGGAGTCAATACACCTAAATCTGTGATCAGAGCTGTTATATAATCTTGGGAGGTATAGTCTGTTTTACGACCTTGAGTTATATCGAAGTCATTATCTTCCAGTTTATCGGTATTGGCTGCAATAGCATTGTCGCTACggttaaaatttaaagagtCACCGACTAAAGGTAAGTCATCAGGCGACAAAGGAAACATTCTGACGAACTTATGACTTTCACTGACTACAAAGAATGGCTTTCTTGCTATTTTTGCTAAAACACCGATAGAATATGTGCCGATAATATTGACAATACCACCTGACTCAGTGACACCTTCAGCACCCACAAACACTTTATCAATTCTGTGGATGATGCTGCCGACTGCACTATCCACAATCATTGTAACAGGTATCCCTTTTGCTTTCAAAGCATTGTAACATCTTATCCCTTGGTCAGAAGGCCTTGATTCAGTGATCACACATCTAAATCTAATGAAATTCTCTGCAGCATGGGATAATAACGAGAAGACAGCTCTTGAATGACCGTGTAATAAGATGGTATCATCGTCAGTGATAAAATCTTTACCAATCTTAGCTATCTTGTCACGAGATTGTTTTGATCTCGAAACGAATAACTGaccattttcaattaaatgtCTTTTACAACTTTCCCAATCACCGTAAAGTTGagtatttttcaaaacaaaacGCATGAAAACATCACAACCAGCTCTTAATGACATAGAGTTAGGGATGgaattaatcaattctTCAGTGGCAGATTTGATAGAATTGATCATCTCTGCTGCTGTCTCGGGGTTCTTCACTGTCAATAAAGTAACCAAAGCTTCAATAGCAGCAATAGGCATGGTAACCTCGGTATCTTCCTCTAAAAACCCTAGATACGTCTCTGTGATATTAAACTCACTCATATCTCCAactataattttataattctttatttgtTTGATTGTtcaatcaaaattaattactTCAACAATATCACGTCTTCTTCACCATAAAACAAACTGAACCGTTCCTAATTCAAGTACTGTTTAATGTATTGCTCAATATATAACAGTCGAGAGACTCACAACACACACTTACCCTTCATATATGGTGTTTAAGAACAATAAAACAAGTTTattcatcttttaaatttgaattaaaattatttttcagCTTCTCATCGCATCTGAAATTAACATATTTAACAGAATTTGGAAAAAAGCTCAGAACAGTTCTGATATTTTAGAGTTgagtttatatatttgaataaaggTCTAGCGTATGTCTTTCAACACTTCGACTAATTAATCTTTTGATTCCAACATCGTCCTCTGCAAGGTGCAGTGATCTGTGAAACTACGAGGTATCAATTCAActatatacaaatattttacaatgGCTAAAAAACTTATTTCATGTACCTCTCCATTGGCTCTGtacaatttattttctgcTTTAGCTTGGGGTAGTATTTTGTTCTATGTTGTCTTTGTTTACAACTTTGTTGGACAACCAGACTTTTTCATCAAATCCAATAAGTTAGTTATATTTGTTCAATGTGGTGCcatcattgaaatttttaattcGTTATTTGGTATAGTGCGTTCTCCCTTATTCACTACTGTTGCACAAGTTGCTTCTCGTTTACTAGTGGTTATTGGTGTTTTCTACTTATTACCTGAAACGCCAGCATGTCATGATTTTGTTTATGTCACTTTATTATTCGCATGGTCATTAACTGAAACCGTTAGATACCTTTTCTATTTCTATCAATTGACCACTGAGAAAGGTGCTCCAACGTTCCTACTCCTATTAAGAtacaatttatttattgttttatacCCATTGGGCGTCACTAGTGAACTAGTCATCATTTACTCCTCATTGGCTGTTGCTGAAAGGCTGTATTCGACCACTTATAAATACACTTTGATTTTCTCAATGTTGACTTATATGCCAGGTTTACCAATGCTGTTTACTCACATGGTTGTACAAAGATCTAAAATAATGCAAGCATACTACGAGGAGCAAGAAGCAAGCAGTAAGAAGAAGGAATAAAGCCTCTCGCTCTCATTCTGTATCAACATAtacatagatatatatatacttttttGTAAACTGAATATATGAACTTGAGATTTGTTTATCCATAGCTCGTTTAATGGCGTAAATGGAATTTCAATTACaccaataattttaaataatacataTTAACCTCTAAATGATCATTATCCGTTACAGCAAACAACACAAAGTGtccatttatttattcattaatgCACTTTTATCATTGATTGCATTAAAAACCTTTATTATGGTTTTAGCATTTTACGCGATGTTTTCAATTGCATCAacatcaaatataaaataactTTAAATGAGGATTAGTATTGATTAATGATGATCTAACCTGTTGAATTCTTGCAATAGATAACAATACCAATTCTacaatcaaaaaatttgatagTGATTGGATAATTGGGCAGTTTTTAAGAACGTATTGATTGGCTTGGAGATTAAACCAGTAAATGTTACATTGATAATAAGACAACGATTTACAGAGTAGAAGTCATCAAGTCTGAGATATCTCTCCCAGtagtttattattagagGTTTTGGAGACTGGAATAGAGTGTTTAGGGACTGCTTTAGATCATTGGATTAAAGAATGCCAAACAATGAAGATGCGatattggaaaatattattagttCGTTGAACAAATACCAAGAAATTGCAgttaaatttgattataatCAGGCTTTGCAAGTTATAGCTGGTCCAGGTACTGGTAAGACAAAAGTACTGACTTCAAGAGTTGCCTACATGTTGTTGAAACATAAAATCAGACCGCAGAACATCATTGTAACAACATTCACTAATAAAGCTGCTAAAGAGATGATTGATAGACTGGCTAGTTTACTTAAAGAAACAGACATAAAAGTCAGTGACTTAATGATTGGTACCTTCCATAGTATATGcatgaaaatattaacgAGATTTGGAAGTAGGATTGGATTACCAAATGGTTGGAGGATTGCAGACGAAAAAGAAGTTGAAACAATAGTAACTGACTTAGTAAAACGAGTTCCAGATCAAATTAGAGATTATGCAAATAGTAGGACCAGAAAAGTTAACTTGTGTGTTCCTAGTAAGAATAATAGTGATGAATGGGTTTTGAATGCAAAggttattaaaaaaataatagaaaagTTGAAGACCGATGCAATTATACCTGAAAGTTACTTTAAACTTGATGAGCATGATCCAGCATTAgcatatttttataaagcTTACCAAGAAGAACTTCAGAAGTTAAATGCATTAGATTTcgatgatttattaatgtttGCATTCATATTACTCTCTAAAGAAAGATGTTTACCTAATATACGGCATGTTCTTGTAGATGAATTTCAAGATACGAATGGTATTCAAATCGACCTAATGTATCTATTAGCTAAAGGTAATCATCATCAATCAAGAGGGGTTACAGTTGTGGGAGATCCTGATCAAAGTATATATGCATTTAGGAATGCATTATCTCATAATTTTAATGTCATGTCAGAGAGATGTCCAATTCAAATTTCTCAAGTtattttagaagaaaacTATCGTTCTTCACAAAAGATTTTAGATACAAGTGAAGTATTAATCAGTCAGCAGACGAAAGGTAGAACAAAAAGAGTACCTCTAAAAGCTCAgtttgatattgattttcCTCCAGTATATATGAAGTTTCCAACGAACTTTTTACAGGCTCCTTCACTAATAAGAGAaatgttatatttaaagtCTCTGCCGTCTCTATTCACGTACAATGATTTTGCAATACTAGTTAGGCAAAGACGACAAATTAAGAATTTAGAAAAAGCATTAATAGAAAATAGAATTCCTTATAAGATAATTAAAGGGCACGCATTTTGGGAAGCTAAAGAAGTTATATCTATGCTAGCCCTTATCAAATGCGTGTATTCTGACAATGACAAGAGCTCTATCATATCAAGCTTATTGTATCCCTCTAAGGGCCTTGGCCAAGTATCTGCAGATAGAATAAAATCTAAAATCGAAGAGAGCGGCAACCTTGCCCCTTTCTTggtattaaaaatgattggATCAGGTGAACTAACTTGTGATGTTCCAGATAAGTCAGTAAAAGTtgtgaaaaattttatatcaCTAATTGAAGAATGTAGAGGAATGTTAAATTCaccatcttcttcattatatattaatctGTTCAACAAGCTCTATGAAAAATCTGGTTTGAAACATGAATACCTATATGTCGATggtaaaaagaaatcagaagttaatgatgatgatgaacCAAACGAGATGAATCCCAGGCATCAGAATATCTTACTATTAAGGGACTATTTTACAGGgaataaaaattctaatTCAACTGATCCATCTAATTTTAAGATTAACCAACAAGTTTTGAGTCCGCATGAATATATTAGAGAGTTTTTCAATGGTTTATCCTTGAATACTGTAGATAATAATCAAGAGATTGAAACAGAGGAGGAAAGATTTAAAAGAGAGTTGCTCGATAGGGAAGGTTATGTGACTATCTCAACTATTCATAGTTCAAAAGGTTTAGAATGGCCAGTAGTTTTTATACCGGGATGCGATGACGGTATCATACCTTGTATTTTTAACGACGATACTAAGGGTGCATCATCTGATTCAgatgacgatgatgatgatgatgatcATAAGAatggtaaaaataaaaagaaatcaaaagtAAATAGTACAGATGAAAATGAGAatgaagaaagaagaatgTTTTTTGTCGCCCAAACTCGTGCTAAATTTCTATTATACTTATCATCTGTTGAAAGTATGGATGAACAGTTTCCCAGTAAAGCGAGCAGGTTTTTGACTCCTGGGTTATTGGCCACTATGGCAGATGATCAACGAGTATTTGCCAgcattgaaaatattaagcAATTATATTTAGCCATGAAAAACAACATGAGCATTCCAGAAcaattttctttatcaacGTTAGTGAAGGATTATAACAAATTTGTAGAGAATAGAAGGGAATTCTTTTATTGGAATGAAAATATAGTTCGTGATATTATGCGTCTGGATTTAAAAACCAATTCAGTAGATATAAAAAGCAATCCTTTTACCACAGCTGCATTTCAATTAGGACTTGATAATAAACCATCCAATAAAGTGCGTAAAAATCAATATAGTCCGAAGGGTAAGGAAAGAATTAAGGTAAATAAGAGTCCTGGGAAAGTATACGCACCTGGCAATGATATCTCTCCTTTTAAATCAACTTATAGTAAAAAGACCACATTTGCCCCACAATATACACCTTCAAGGACTATATTTGAGTTGGAACAAAACACAAACCCAAAATTTGCACcaaaagttaaaaataatactcAGTCTTCTAAACCAGTgctaaataaaaaaacttCTCCAAAGAGGAGGTTATTTGTATCTGATTCAAATGCTCGTGTAAGTTCTAATCTAGGCCACGATATGTCAGCATCAGTAAAATCAAATCCCGATGTAACTAGTAAAGTTTCATCCACATCAATTCGTGCAACTTCAAAAGTAGGTAGAAAAATTTGTGTCAGTGCTATTAATATTGACGACAATGTTCCGTTAACATCTCAAAAACTCGAATATACTTCAGAAtctaattcaattattgaCACCACGGCTGCAGAATTGCTTCATAATCCAAATGACTCTTCGATCGACAATCGTCCAATAATTGCTAGTGCTAAAATATTAGCGGATGCTGTTAAAAAGTCTAAATCAACTAATGAAGGAAAGTCAGGTCGAAAACCGAAAGTCAAACAAGAATTGAATGCTAGCcaatttgatatatttacGCAACTATCCAAAGCCAAAAAGAAAGCTAAAGGAAATAATAgtgaaattattatcattgatTAGTATGACATTACACGTTTTTTTATGATCTAtatagataatattattttaccaaataaaaaatttttagtaGTAACTATTTCTATATATTATATGCAAGTTGGACAACTGAACGTTTTATTTGGGTTTCAATGTAAATTaatctatatttttcatgTGTTTTCtagttaatttttttacGTTCTTATTTGATGTCTCTGAAACACCGTATGTAACCTGAGTGTGTCCATAACTGAATGCAGAATTTGAATCATCATCCTTTTCATCTTTcgatgatatttttatatggTTTAATTGATTGTTTTCAACCGGATCTTTATCAGACATTAGTTTTCCCCAGCTTGCTAATCTTTTTACAGGTTCGATACTTTTTGAAGGACTCAGTTTCTGTCTTTTAATAGATGGTGTACTATCCATCTCCAAACTAACTTTAGATGGTAAAGGATcttgttttaaaaaatgactATTAATTTTTACATCTGATGGTTTATTAGGTGAGTAGGCTTTTAgcttatttaaaaattcatcCTTGGAACTTTTAATGGAAGGATAGgtaaaatcatttttaacttGAAATAAATCAGAAACAGAATCAACtgtatttaattttgacTTTTGTTTAATCGTACATGAAAAGTCATCTTTTTTACCTCTAGGACACATTATACACCAATtcatattattcaaatgaaTCAACTGGCCAATTTCGGCGTCACTTACTTCATTTGCCTTATGAAACATCTCTAATAGGAAAACAGGCGTAACTACAGGTATTGAATGTTCctctttaataaattcaattttctttttcataGAATTTCTAAAAACTTGcttgttatttttttcttggTTAGTTTTGTGATCTtctataaataaatcaCTATATTCATTCTTCCATAATACATGATCTTCTGGAATGCTTGGTAGCGAcgataaattaataattaacaAATCTGTAGTCctgtttaaatatttcatgtAATTGATTCCCATAGgtttcaaaatatcaaaaattttagtTAGATGCAATAATTCTACACCGTGAAACCCAGTAATGGATACATTCAAATGCAAATTTTCACTATGTAATAACTTTTTGTTAGGTTTAATCTCAAATTCTTTTGTCAATAAAAATGGTTTGGACCATGAATCTAACGGTAATAATAACTTCTTGTAGTGTAAACACCTTTCTACGAAAAATTCAGTTACTAAATtagaatttgaagaaacCCCTAGTTCTTCTATCGATCTATCACATGgtataataatgaaaacagTCTCATCGATATTAGAGTCTGGCATATCCTCGATTATTGTACCATCATTCTGTTGAATGACTTTTTCGAGGATCCTCTGATGTTTCTCAGAAAAACTATTATGTATatgaaatttatatttatcaaaacaTCTTCCAGTATCTGCTCGCAATGCAATTTTTTGATCAATACCATTATGAATAATtggtttatttttttccatATTAGTACCTtgtgataaattattacttATCACCTTATTCCAAAGCTTGTTACCTtctgttttaaatttatttaacatTGTAGATGTAATAATAGTGCTATCCCCGGTATCACTgtctttatttatattgtcTACGTCTTTATTACGTGTTTTCATCAAATTATAGTCTCCTATCTTATCCCAACATTCACATGCATTTGAACCTATATCATCGtacaatgaattcaataCATTATCTAACAAATAGTATGGGTCAAATTGAAGCATAGCATTTCTTTTAAGGCAATCTAAAAGCCATTTATAGTGTATGATTGCTAATCCTTGTGATCTTGCAGCATCGACTCTAGCACCTTGTGGGTTATCTGTAATAAATACAGCAGGAGATGATGTAGTGGATCTACAATCTTTAATGAAGTTGTTAGAATTACAAGAAGCAACTCCTAACTTGGTACAAACTTTTTCTAAATCCAAAATTTTGGGAAGTTCTGCCGTTGCTGGTTTATCATCAGGAAACTTTAATTTCTGAGAAATTCTTCCAATAAAAACTCTAAAGTTTTCCAAAGGTGgtattgaatatttagCCTGCAATACTGCCATCATTCTAGCCTTCAGTCGTCCATCACCTTTTAAATgttcaaaatttgaatgattTTCTAAAGTCACATCATCACCAGATAACCACAgttgataa
The sequence above is drawn from the Tetrapisispora phaffii CBS 4417 chromosome 2, complete genome genome and encodes:
- the DBP7 gene encoding putative ATP-dependent RNA helicase (similar to Saccharomyces cerevisiae DBP7 (YKR024C); ancestral locus Anc_1.261) encodes the protein MSDDDGMLLNFTMSDEPNVAISKRATVTSGTWKERRMMKMKLEGKEPKKRSNGKDDGSNRRNKRRDVAVDDLEMTNDAKATWESFSGESGASDNQKGKQKKDGPSNVIPAHISSQVVTSLFTSNRKIDTLKNINQKNEDEETNPSNAPLIADDFESSGVSDILVKHLHEKLKIDKPTSIQKLVLPQLLSNNNEDLFIHAQTGSGKTLAFLLPILSRILNMKTRVDRKSGCFAIIIIPTRELAQQIYQVLISLTGCCHYLVPCLLIGGESKKSEKARLRKGCNFIIGTPGRVLDHFQNTESVKTQLGKSLRYLLFDEGDKLMELGFEETLSQILSLIHSIPIDTSAFPSLPSRIVNILSSATTKGDVTKLGNVALKNYKMISNGKMDNNALTSVPDQLVQSITIVPPKLRLVTLGAYLDSLCKKHKQQKTKDASHVSRTIIFLSCADNVDFHYEVFSSSDSHHGNLVGDSVRILTKGNTIFPSVDPEINPDVICYKLHGSLTQQMRTSTLQHFSKESETVAGKHLIMFCTDVASRGLDLPQVGTVIELDPPFAVEDHLHRIGRTARAGKSGESLLFLLPGEEEGYMEYIKPYHPKGWKMLNYTDDILKPTFQNAAVSRNDKSKARNSDEWDINATTWHLNLERRLLEDNYMKELAVKAYISHTRAYATHISKEKKFFNIKFVHLGHLAKSFGLRERPRTMGFQTAKHEEAESKKAKRENPKNKMFRLAREAQKQSFSEFNY
- the RPC37 gene encoding DNA-directed RNA polymerase III subunit C37 (similar to Saccharomyces cerevisiae RPC37 (YKR025W); ancestral locus Anc_1.262), which codes for MDSGNKLFVTDEGEDINVDQEQIVALETESRETNSKMDVDDEAKGEDEKGSAQPYEDDADPVVSEIPLNLLGTSKDLHVFQYVNRTKISGRKPLKLPAAGKVRYQENSSMWELDIPLDDSIFFNKEKINKDWEANDYQTLRGVGVPNAGQYAGFESNGQMYLVPVNSVAQLRPYFKYIDDSNYKKKQDDIKQQTSNVPQRAHVVTMSVKSVSEQQQNRLTGSLMAHKILDEEEPLNLEWDRSENGIKLKEDIIEEMKKHRLKAVCTEEQYLSNLV
- the GCN3 gene encoding translation initiation factor eIF2B subunit alpha (similar to Saccharomyces cerevisiae GCN3 (YKR026C); ancestral locus Anc_1.263), producing MSEFNITETYLGFLEEDTEVTMPIAAIEALVTLLTVKNPETAAEMINSIKSATEELINSIPNSMSLRAGCDVFMRFVLKNTQLYGDWESCKRHLIENGQLFVSRSKQSRDKIAKIGKDFITDDDTILLHGHSRAVFSLLSHAAENFIRFRCVITESRPSDQGIRCYNALKAKGIPVTMIVDSAVGSIIHRIDKVFVGAEGVTESGGIVNIIGTYSIGVLAKIARKPFFVVSESHKFVRMFPLSPDDLPLVGDSLNFNRSDNAIAANTDKLEDNDFDITQGRKTDYTSQDYITALITDLGVLTPSAVSEELIKMWYD
- the PHS1 gene encoding enoyl-CoA hydratase PHS1 (similar to Saccharomyces cerevisiae PHS1 (YJL097W); ancestral locus Anc_1.269); this translates as MAKKLISCTSPLALYNLFSALAWGSILFYVVFVYNFVGQPDFFIKSNKLVIFVQCGAIIEIFNSLFGIVRSPLFTTVAQVASRLLVVIGVFYLLPETPACHDFVYVTLLFAWSLTETVRYLFYFYQLTTEKGAPTFLLLLRYNLFIVLYPLGVTSELVIIYSSLAVAERLYSTTYKYTLIFSMLTYMPGLPMLFTHMVVQRSKIMQAYYEEQEASSKKKE
- the SRS2 gene encoding DNA helicase SRS2 (similar to Saccharomyces cerevisiae SRS2 (YJL092W); ancestral locus Anc_1.274) — its product is MPNNEDAILENIISSLNKYQEIAVKFDYNQALQVIAGPGTGKTKVLTSRVAYMLLKHKIRPQNIIVTTFTNKAAKEMIDRLASLLKETDIKVSDLMIGTFHSICMKILTRFGSRIGLPNGWRIADEKEVETIVTDLVKRVPDQIRDYANSRTRKVNLCVPSKNNSDEWVLNAKVIKKIIEKLKTDAIIPESYFKLDEHDPALAYFYKAYQEELQKLNALDFDDLLMFAFILLSKERCLPNIRHVLVDEFQDTNGIQIDLMYLLAKGNHHQSRGVTVVGDPDQSIYAFRNALSHNFNVMSERCPIQISQVILEENYRSSQKILDTSEVLISQQTKGRTKRVPLKAQFDIDFPPVYMKFPTNFLQAPSLIREMLYLKSLPSLFTYNDFAILVRQRRQIKNLEKALIENRIPYKIIKGHAFWEAKEVISMLALIKCVYSDNDKSSIISSLLYPSKGLGQVSADRIKSKIEESGNLAPFLVLKMIGSGELTCDVPDKSVKVVKNFISLIEECRGMLNSPSSSLYINLFNKLYEKSGLKHEYLYVDGKKKSEVNDDDEPNEMNPRHQNILLLRDYFTGNKNSNSTDPSNFKINQQVLSPHEYIREFFNGLSLNTVDNNQEIETEEERFKRELLDREGYVTISTIHSSKGLEWPVVFIPGCDDGIIPCIFNDDTKGASSDSDDDDDDDDHKNGKNKKKSKVNSTDENENEERRMFFVAQTRAKFLLYLSSVESMDEQFPSKASRFLTPGLLATMADDQRVFASIENIKQLYLAMKNNMSIPEQFSLSTLVKDYNKFVENRREFFYWNENIVRDIMRLDLKTNSVDIKSNPFTTAAFQLGLDNKPSNKVRKNQYSPKGKERIKVNKSPGKVYAPGNDISPFKSTYSKKTTFAPQYTPSRTIFELEQNTNPKFAPKVKNNTQSSKPVLNKKTSPKRRLFVSDSNARVSSNLGHDMSASVKSNPDVTSKVSSTSIRATSKVGRKICVSAINIDDNVPLTSQKLEYTSESNSIIDTTAAELLHNPNDSSIDNRPIIASAKILADAVKKSKSTNEGKSGRKPKVKQELNASQFDIFTQLSKAKKKAKGNNSEIIIID
- the DPB11 gene encoding protein kinase activating protein DPB11 (similar to Saccharomyces cerevisiae DPB11 (YJL090C); ancestral locus Anc_1.276) — its product is MKPFHGITFCPTAIQAEEASRLISKQIIKLGGNFSKDLTKYVNVLVIGQSKNTEKYKFAVKYRADIIFINVATLNQIYQLWLSGDDVTLENHSNFEHLKGDGRLKARMMAVLQAKYSIPPLENFRVFIGRISQKLKFPDDKPATAELPKILDLEKVCTKLGVASCNSNNFIKDCRSTTSSPAVFITDNPQGARVDAARSQGLAIIHYKWLLDCLKRNAMLQFDPYYLLDNVLNSLYDDIGSNACECWDKIGDYNLMKTRNKDVDNINKDSDTGDSTIITSTMLNKFKTEGNKLWNKVISNNLSQGTNMEKNKPIIHNGIDQKIALRADTGRCFDKYKFHIHNSFSEKHQRILEKVIQQNDGTIIEDMPDSNIDETVFIIIPCDRSIEELGVSSNSNLVTEFFVERCLHYKKLLLPLDSWSKPFLLTKEFEIKPNKKLLHSENLHLNVSITGFHGVELLHLTKIFDILKPMGINYMKYLNRTTDLLIINLSSLPSIPEDHVLWKNEYSDLFIEDHKTNQEKNNKQVFRNSMKKKIEFIKEEHSIPVVTPVFLLEMFHKANEVSDAEIGQLIHLNNMNWCIMCPRGKKDDFSCTIKQKSKLNTVDSVSDLFQVKNDFTYPSIKSSKDEFLNKLKAYSPNKPSDVKINSHFLKQDPLPSKVSLEMDSTPSIKRQKLSPSKSIEPVKRLASWGKLMSDKDPVENNQLNHIKISSKDEKDDDSNSAFSYGHTQVTYGVSETSNKNVKKLTRKHMKNID